The proteins below come from a single Dinghuibacter silviterrae genomic window:
- the glmM gene encoding phosphoglucosamine mutase, which translates to MALIKSISGIRGTIGGKPGETLSPLDVVKFTAGFGTWLMEQYPTNKKVVIGRDGRISGEMVRSLVVSTLNALGLDVVDLGLSTTPTVEMAVVWEKAAGGIILTASHNPKDWNALKLLNHEGEFISAEAGAKVLDYADKEAFSFVGVDKLGTCQVNDTYLQRHIDAVTGYALVDVKAIHKRKFKVVVDAVNSTGAIFVPALLKALGVEDIVVLNGEVTGKFAHNPEPLPENLVELSREVNKHHADLGIAVDPDVDRLCFVCEDGSMFGEEYTLVAVADYILSKRPGNTVSNMSSTKALKEVTLKHGGQYFPSAVGEVNVVRKMKEVDAVIGGEGNGGIIVPDLHYGRDALIGIGLFLSHLAHHKKSIKNLRAQYPDYFISKNKIELEPHVDTHAIFSKIGNKYKNNPVNTEDGLKIEFENDWVHLRPSNTEPIIRIYAESDFETKANNIAQRLMQDIREVMNE; encoded by the coding sequence TGGATGTCGTCAAATTCACCGCGGGTTTTGGTACCTGGCTGATGGAACAGTATCCCACCAATAAAAAGGTGGTGATCGGGCGGGACGGCCGCATCAGCGGGGAAATGGTTCGCAGCCTCGTCGTATCCACACTCAACGCCCTCGGGCTGGATGTGGTCGACCTCGGCCTCAGCACCACCCCCACCGTCGAAATGGCGGTGGTTTGGGAAAAAGCCGCGGGGGGAATCATCCTGACGGCCAGCCACAATCCCAAAGACTGGAACGCCCTGAAGTTGCTCAACCACGAAGGGGAATTCATCAGCGCAGAAGCCGGGGCCAAGGTCCTGGACTATGCGGATAAAGAAGCCTTTTCTTTTGTGGGTGTCGACAAGCTGGGCACCTGCCAGGTCAACGATACCTACCTGCAACGCCACATCGACGCCGTGACGGGTTATGCGCTCGTCGACGTCAAGGCGATCCATAAACGCAAGTTCAAGGTCGTCGTGGACGCCGTCAACAGCACCGGCGCGATCTTCGTACCGGCCCTGCTCAAGGCTCTGGGCGTGGAAGATATCGTCGTCCTCAACGGCGAAGTGACCGGTAAGTTTGCCCACAACCCGGAACCCCTCCCCGAAAACCTCGTGGAACTTTCCCGGGAAGTCAATAAACACCATGCAGACCTGGGGATCGCCGTGGATCCCGACGTGGACCGGCTTTGCTTCGTCTGTGAAGACGGCAGCATGTTCGGTGAAGAATATACGCTCGTCGCCGTGGCCGACTATATCCTCAGCAAACGCCCGGGCAATACGGTGTCCAATATGTCCTCTACCAAGGCGCTCAAGGAGGTGACGTTAAAACATGGCGGCCAGTACTTCCCCAGCGCGGTCGGTGAGGTGAATGTGGTCAGGAAAATGAAGGAAGTCGACGCGGTCATCGGGGGTGAAGGAAACGGCGGGATCATCGTTCCCGACCTGCACTACGGCCGGGATGCCTTGATCGGCATCGGTCTTTTCCTGAGCCACCTGGCCCACCACAAAAAAAGCATCAAAAACCTCCGCGCCCAGTATCCCGACTATTTCATTTCGAAGAACAAAATAGAGCTCGAACCCCACGTGGACACCCATGCTATCTTTTCCAAGATCGGGAACAAGTACAAAAACAACCCGGTCAACACCGAAGACGGGCTCAAAATCGAATTCGAAAACGACTGGGTACACCTGCGTCCTTCCAACACCGAACCCATCATCCGTATATACGCCGAGAGTGACTTCGAGACAAAGGCGAACAACATTGCGCAGCGCCTGATGCAGGACATAAGGGAAGTCATGAATGAATAA
- a CDS encoding cysteine desulfurase family protein, whose translation MQQRIYFDNAATTSLDQEVLEAMMPYLTEKFGNPSSIYSYGRESRLAIENARKSVAKILNAHPAEIFFTSCGTEASNTAITASVRDLGCTHIISSPIEHHATLHTVEYLHHNGEASLSYVQLLPNGHVDLENLEQLLAETEGKTLVTLMHANNEIGNLLDVHAVGNLCKMYGAIFHCDTVQTVGHYPFDLRNTPVHFISASAHKFHGPKGVGMLYINENVKIKPFINGGSQERNMRAGTENLYGIVGFARALELATAHYEADSAAVKSLKLYMMEQLKKNIRGVSFNGDPIGNSLYTVLSVSFPKTEKSEMILFNLDMAGICASGGSACTSGADQGSHVIRAINNNPNQVTVRFSFSKGNTKTEVDTVVSKLKELI comes from the coding sequence ATGCAGCAGAGAATATATTTCGACAACGCGGCCACCACGTCCCTGGACCAGGAAGTGCTGGAGGCCATGATGCCTTACCTCACGGAAAAATTCGGTAATCCATCCTCCATCTATTCCTACGGCCGTGAAAGCCGGCTGGCCATTGAAAACGCCCGTAAGTCGGTCGCCAAGATCCTCAACGCGCACCCGGCGGAGATCTTTTTTACCAGCTGTGGCACGGAGGCCAGCAACACGGCCATCACCGCCAGCGTTCGCGACCTCGGCTGTACCCACATCATCAGCTCTCCTATTGAACACCACGCCACCCTGCATACCGTAGAATACCTCCACCATAACGGAGAGGCTTCGCTCAGCTACGTGCAGTTGTTGCCCAACGGCCACGTCGACCTCGAAAACCTCGAACAGCTCCTGGCCGAAACCGAAGGCAAAACGCTGGTGACGCTGATGCACGCCAACAACGAGATCGGCAACCTCCTGGACGTACATGCGGTCGGCAACCTCTGCAAGATGTACGGCGCCATTTTCCATTGCGATACCGTGCAGACCGTGGGCCACTACCCCTTCGACCTGCGCAATACCCCCGTCCACTTCATCAGCGCTTCCGCCCACAAATTCCACGGCCCCAAAGGTGTCGGGATGCTCTATATCAACGAGAACGTCAAGATCAAGCCCTTCATAAACGGCGGCTCCCAGGAACGCAACATGCGCGCCGGCACGGAGAACCTTTACGGCATCGTCGGTTTTGCGCGCGCCCTGGAGCTGGCCACGGCCCATTACGAGGCCGACAGCGCGGCGGTGAAATCGCTCAAGCTCTACATGATGGAGCAGCTTAAAAAGAACATCCGCGGGGTGTCCTTCAACGGCGACCCCATCGGGAACAGCCTTTATACCGTTCTTTCCGTCTCATTCCCCAAAACGGAGAAGTCGGAAATGATCCTCTTCAACCTCGACATGGCGGGGATTTGCGCTTCCGGCGGCAGCGCCTGCACATCCGGGGCGGACCAGGGATCGCACGTGATCCGGGCGATCAACAATAATCCGAACCAGGTGACCGTGCGGTTTTCTTTTTCCAAGGGGAATACGAAGACGGAGGTGGATACGGTGGTGTCTAAGTTGAAGGAACTGATCTAG